The following coding sequences are from one Rathayibacter sp. SW19 window:
- a CDS encoding glutamate decarboxylase, producing MTTRRPLAKPSIHTHGFNGIGNQNQLNPLFTRSGEASDFPLDSLPPGESLPETAYQVVHDEAMLDGNSRLNLATFVGTWMDPAANRIYAESADKNMIDKDEYPQTAAIETRCWLMLAKLWNAPDAHKAIGTSTIGSSEACMLGGLALKRRWQQARRAAGKPTDKPNLILSSAVQVCWEKFCNYWDVEPRFVPISLEHKVLDGENLDQYVDENTIGVVAIMGVTYTGMYEPVAEIAKALDRIQETTGWDVPIHVDGASGGMIAPFLQPDLVWDFRLERVASISTSAHKYGLVYPGLGWVIWRTVDDLPKDLVFDVTYLGGHMPSFALNFSRPGAQVLLQYYLFLRLGWDGYYRVQKASQDVAVYLAGEIAKMPAFDLWNDGTDIPVFAWQLSKGYTQNWNLYHLSERLRLKGWLIPAYPMPDDLTDMVVQRIVVRNGLSRNLAESLILDITEAVAYLDALESPMPTEGLVASFTH from the coding sequence ATGACGACACGCAGGCCACTAGCGAAGCCGAGCATTCATACGCACGGATTCAACGGCATCGGAAACCAGAATCAGCTCAATCCGCTTTTCACCCGTTCCGGAGAGGCCAGCGATTTTCCGTTGGACAGTCTGCCACCCGGGGAAAGCCTGCCTGAGACGGCCTATCAGGTCGTGCACGACGAAGCGATGCTCGATGGAAACTCCCGGTTGAACCTCGCGACGTTCGTTGGCACCTGGATGGATCCGGCGGCCAACCGGATCTACGCGGAGTCCGCCGACAAGAACATGATCGATAAGGACGAATATCCGCAGACCGCTGCCATTGAGACACGGTGCTGGCTGATGCTGGCAAAACTGTGGAATGCACCCGATGCACACAAGGCGATCGGCACATCGACGATCGGGTCCTCAGAAGCCTGCATGCTCGGCGGGTTGGCCTTGAAGCGCCGTTGGCAACAGGCTCGGCGTGCGGCGGGGAAGCCGACGGACAAGCCGAACCTCATCCTGTCCAGCGCGGTGCAGGTCTGCTGGGAGAAGTTCTGCAACTATTGGGATGTCGAACCGCGCTTCGTGCCCATTTCGCTGGAGCACAAGGTGCTCGACGGCGAGAACCTCGACCAGTACGTTGACGAGAACACGATCGGCGTCGTTGCAATCATGGGTGTGACGTACACCGGAATGTATGAACCGGTGGCCGAGATCGCGAAGGCGCTCGATCGCATCCAGGAGACGACGGGATGGGACGTGCCGATCCACGTCGATGGTGCATCCGGCGGCATGATTGCGCCATTCTTGCAGCCGGACCTGGTCTGGGATTTCCGGCTTGAGCGTGTTGCTTCGATCAGCACGTCCGCGCATAAATACGGTCTCGTGTATCCAGGCCTCGGCTGGGTGATCTGGCGAACTGTCGATGATTTGCCGAAGGACCTGGTGTTCGACGTCACCTACCTCGGCGGACACATGCCGAGCTTCGCGCTGAACTTCTCTCGCCCGGGTGCTCAGGTGCTTCTGCAGTACTACCTGTTTCTGCGCCTCGGCTGGGACGGTTACTACCGGGTGCAGAAAGCCAGTCAGGACGTGGCGGTGTATCTGGCCGGCGAAATCGCGAAAATGCCCGCATTCGACCTGTGGAACGACGGAACGGACATTCCCGTGTTCGCGTGGCAGCTGTCGAAAGGCTACACGCAGAACTGGAATCTGTACCATCTCTCCGAGCGCCTCCGCCTCAAGGGCTGGCTGATTCCGGCGTATCCGATGCCCGACGATCTCACCGACATGGTCGTTCAACGCATTGTTGTGCGCAACGGGCTCAGCCGCAACCTGGCCGAGAGCCTGATTCTCGACATCACGGAGGCCGTCGCCTATTTGGACGCACTGGAATCCCCGATGCCGACCGAGGGGCTCGTTGCGAGCTTCACACACTAG
- a CDS encoding MFS transporter — translation MVGNTRKKWVPVLLLGCAQFVMVLDSTVMNVSISTVVKDLHTSVAAMQGAITFYTLTMAAVMLLGAKLGDVWGRRRAFVIGSIVYACGSLTTALSPNFAVLFLGWSVIEGLGAVLVIPAIAALVANNYTGHDRVTAYAIIGAISGAAVAAGPLIGGFLTTYLSWRYVFFGESVIMVIVLLFARFVADTSQPRSIRVDVLSVLLSAAGLVLIVFGMLRSSVWGWVLPAHPPTISGKPIEPLGLSLVPYFIVAGAALLWWFFVRQRQLVEAGRPALLQVSMFGIARLRAGLSVLAAQYVVTAGLFFMIPVYLQMTLGYNALDTGLKVFPLSVALILFSIVGTRLSSIWSPRAIVRLGQLVLIASCVTLLASVSLELKSIAFGFGMFFAGAALGLLASQLGNVNMSAVDEAQTSEVGGLQGVFQNLGSSLGTALIGSILIATLASSFLGGVASSDLPSAVKSQVTTASQAGIQIVPVSSVPAIAAKAGLTSSQGEELTTIYSDSQVSGLRASFLGLILFAMVALLFSRNIPIEVSGRSPRKRAG, via the coding sequence ATGGTGGGCAACACACGGAAAAAATGGGTGCCGGTATTGCTGCTCGGGTGTGCGCAGTTCGTCATGGTGCTCGATAGCACGGTCATGAACGTGTCGATCTCAACCGTGGTGAAAGACCTGCACACCAGCGTCGCGGCAATGCAAGGCGCGATCACCTTCTACACCCTCACGATGGCCGCGGTCATGCTCCTTGGCGCGAAACTCGGAGACGTCTGGGGGCGCCGTCGCGCGTTCGTCATTGGATCGATCGTGTACGCGTGCGGCTCGCTGACGACCGCGCTCAGCCCGAACTTTGCCGTACTCTTCCTTGGCTGGTCGGTCATCGAAGGACTCGGAGCGGTATTGGTCATCCCTGCCATTGCCGCCCTCGTTGCGAACAACTACACGGGTCACGACCGGGTCACCGCCTATGCCATCATCGGCGCGATTTCCGGCGCAGCCGTTGCGGCCGGTCCGTTGATCGGCGGGTTTCTCACCACCTACCTGAGTTGGCGGTACGTGTTCTTCGGGGAGTCGGTGATCATGGTGATCGTGCTGTTGTTCGCCCGATTCGTCGCCGATACCAGCCAGCCGCGAAGCATCCGTGTTGATGTGCTGAGCGTGCTGCTGTCGGCGGCGGGGCTGGTGCTCATCGTTTTTGGAATGTTGCGCAGCAGCGTTTGGGGGTGGGTGCTTCCGGCTCACCCACCGACGATTTCCGGCAAGCCGATCGAGCCTCTCGGGCTGTCGTTGGTTCCGTACTTCATCGTCGCCGGTGCCGCTCTGTTGTGGTGGTTCTTTGTGCGGCAGCGTCAGCTCGTGGAGGCAGGACGACCCGCGTTGCTTCAGGTGTCGATGTTCGGCATCGCGCGGCTGCGTGCCGGCCTCTCGGTACTCGCCGCGCAATATGTCGTGACGGCCGGCTTGTTCTTCATGATCCCCGTCTACCTGCAGATGACGCTCGGCTACAACGCACTCGACACAGGGTTGAAGGTCTTCCCGTTGTCCGTGGCACTCATACTTTTTTCGATCGTGGGAACGCGTCTGTCTTCGATTTGGTCCCCTCGCGCGATCGTTCGGCTCGGTCAACTGGTACTCATCGCGAGTTGCGTGACACTGCTCGCATCGGTGTCTCTGGAGCTCAAATCGATCGCGTTCGGCTTCGGAATGTTCTTCGCCGGCGCGGCACTGGGTCTGCTCGCCTCTCAGCTCGGCAACGTCAACATGTCGGCCGTCGACGAGGCGCAGACAAGCGAGGTCGGCGGGCTGCAAGGCGTCTTCCAGAACCTCGGCTCATCGCTTGGAACAGCGCTCATCGGCTCGATCCTGATCGCCACACTGGCGTCGTCATTCCTGGGCGGGGTTGCCAGCAGCGACCTTCCGTCCGCCGTTAAAAGTCAGGTGACGACTGCGAGCCAGGCCGGAATCCAAATCGTGCCGGTCAGCAGCGTTCCCGCCATCGCGGCGAAGGCCGGATTGACCAGCAGCCAAGGCGAGGAACTGACCACGATCTACAGCGATTCACAGGTGTCAGGGCTTCGGGCGTCGTTCCTCGGTCTCATCCTGTTCGCGATGGTGGCGCTGCTCTTCTCACGGAACATCCCGATCGAGGTCAGTGGCCGTTCACCTCGGAAGCGCGCGGGTTAA
- a CDS encoding HhH-GPD-type base excision DNA repair protein, with translation MKPELHLTGDQAADALLSSDPLALVIGMLLDQQVSMESAFAGPAKIAARMGAAGSLDAAAIAAYDPEAFVELFRVTPAVHRFPGSMAARVQTLCRTVVEDWGGDASAIWKRGDPTGVEVLARLKKLPGFGDQKAKIFLALLGKQYGLDAPGWREASAPLGEPGTFHSVADIVDADSLALVRESKKAHKAAMKAARG, from the coding sequence ATGAAGCCAGAACTGCATCTGACCGGTGACCAGGCAGCGGATGCGTTGCTCTCCTCCGATCCGCTCGCTCTCGTCATCGGAATGCTGCTTGACCAGCAAGTTTCCATGGAAAGCGCGTTCGCCGGCCCGGCGAAGATCGCTGCACGGATGGGCGCCGCGGGCTCCCTTGATGCGGCAGCAATCGCGGCCTACGACCCGGAGGCGTTCGTTGAACTGTTCCGCGTGACACCGGCGGTGCACCGTTTTCCCGGCTCGATGGCCGCTCGCGTGCAGACCCTGTGCCGCACGGTCGTGGAGGACTGGGGCGGCGATGCGTCCGCGATCTGGAAGCGCGGCGACCCGACCGGCGTCGAGGTGCTCGCCCGGTTGAAGAAGCTGCCCGGGTTCGGCGACCAGAAGGCGAAGATCTTCCTCGCGCTGCTCGGCAAGCAGTACGGGCTGGATGCGCCCGGCTGGCGCGAAGCATCCGCACCGCTTGGCGAACCGGGCACGTTCCACTCGGTCGCAGACATCGTCGACGCGGACTCGCTCGCCCTCGTGCGCGAGTCGAAGAAGGCGCACAAGGCCGCGATGAAGGCCGCCCGCGGCTGA
- a CDS encoding MIP/aquaporin family protein — translation MTNEPELSKPASTVLSDLVHGRLLHLPVSIDQSIEDFHDSSQEWRRLVSELLGTFFLVLVAAGGGMMGQAFAGTITRTDAVVAPGLMVFAIILFMGKVSGAHLNPAVSIAFALRGDFPWARVPGYILIQLIGASLAAWFLTGVLPVSASFGSNYPAKGYSDGIAFVMELVLTFGLVSVILGTASGAQNVGIIGAFGVGAYIVLAGLWGSPISGASMNPARTFGPDLVSGDFTGYWLYVVGPIAGGVIAVGMAFLLRGRGGGASGSGAAQGELNTIVAADSEAPR, via the coding sequence ATGACAAACGAACCAGAGCTCAGCAAGCCGGCGAGCACAGTGCTGTCAGACCTCGTCCACGGCAGGTTGCTGCACTTGCCGGTGAGCATCGACCAGTCGATCGAAGACTTCCACGACTCATCGCAGGAGTGGCGGCGACTCGTGTCCGAGTTGCTCGGCACCTTCTTCCTGGTGCTGGTGGCAGCGGGTGGCGGGATGATGGGTCAAGCGTTCGCAGGCACGATCACCCGGACCGACGCGGTCGTGGCACCGGGATTGATGGTGTTTGCGATCATCCTGTTCATGGGCAAGGTTTCAGGCGCGCACTTGAATCCTGCCGTCAGTATCGCGTTCGCGTTGCGCGGTGACTTCCCGTGGGCGCGCGTACCTGGCTACATTCTCATCCAGTTGATCGGGGCGAGTCTCGCCGCATGGTTCCTCACCGGGGTGCTTCCGGTGTCTGCTTCATTCGGGTCGAACTACCCGGCCAAGGGGTACTCAGACGGCATCGCATTCGTCATGGAACTGGTACTGACATTCGGGCTGGTCAGCGTGATCCTGGGCACCGCATCCGGTGCGCAGAACGTGGGCATCATCGGGGCGTTCGGGGTCGGCGCGTACATCGTTCTGGCGGGACTGTGGGGGAGTCCGATTTCCGGGGCATCGATGAACCCGGCACGAACCTTCGGCCCGGACCTCGTGTCCGGCGACTTCACCGGATACTGGCTTTACGTGGTCGGACCCATCGCCGGAGGAGTCATCGCCGTGGGGATGGCTTTCCTGCTGCGCGGACGCGGGGGAGGCGCATCCGGTTCCGGGGCAGCACAGGGCGAGCTCAATACGATCGTCGCGGCCGACTCAGAAGCGCCGCGCTGA
- a CDS encoding NUDIX hydrolase yields the protein MPAVLADARAQLAALCMRGLDWQVDASRMMLRPTDARRAAVLVLFGRLDPVAAWAQSEVWASAAAFAPVARDLDVLLLRRSDTLDNHPGQIAFPGGRVEAFDVDATAAALREAVEETGLEPSGVETLGTLPDLSVPVSNHVVTPVAAWWTLPSVVAAVDRQETDDVFRIPVAEMLDPANRVMTQHRSGSRVFSAPAFAVDGRLVWGFTAIVLSRMFDELGWAVPWDHTRTVQPY from the coding sequence ATGCCTGCTGTGCTCGCCGATGCCCGCGCTCAACTCGCGGCGCTCTGCATGCGCGGCCTCGACTGGCAGGTCGACGCATCGCGGATGATGCTGCGCCCAACTGATGCGCGTCGCGCCGCTGTGCTGGTGCTCTTCGGGCGCCTCGACCCTGTGGCGGCATGGGCGCAGTCCGAGGTGTGGGCATCCGCTGCCGCGTTCGCCCCGGTCGCGCGCGACCTCGACGTACTCCTGCTGCGCCGGTCGGACACCCTGGACAACCATCCGGGCCAGATTGCGTTCCCGGGTGGTCGGGTTGAGGCATTCGATGTGGATGCCACTGCTGCGGCGCTGCGTGAGGCGGTCGAGGAAACCGGGCTGGAGCCCTCAGGCGTTGAAACGCTCGGCACGCTGCCCGACTTGTCCGTGCCGGTGAGCAATCACGTGGTTACGCCAGTTGCGGCGTGGTGGACCCTTCCCTCAGTCGTCGCAGCGGTCGACCGCCAGGAGACCGACGACGTGTTTCGGATACCGGTCGCTGAGATGCTCGATCCCGCCAACCGGGTGATGACGCAGCACCGGTCCGGGTCCCGGGTGTTCAGCGCGCCGGCGTTCGCAGTGGACGGTCGCCTGGTCTGGGGCTTCACCGCCATCGTGTTGTCGCGGATGTTCGACGAACTCGGCTGGGCCGTGCCGTGGGATCACACTCGCACGGTGCAACCGTACTGA
- a CDS encoding RimK family alpha-L-glutamate ligase, with protein sequence MKLAILSRAPQAYSTQRLRAAALQRGHRSKVLDTLRFAIDLSGPEPDLQYRGKLLSDYDAILPRIGSSITYFGTAVVRQFEQMDVYTPNTANGITNSRDKLRANQILSRHSIAMPATAFVHSRADVRLAIEQVGGAPVVIKLLAGTQGIGVILAPEVKIAEAIIETLHSTKQNVLIQSFISESRGRDIRALVVGDRVVAAMRRVATGDEFRSNLHRGGTVEPVVLAPDYESAAVRSAQIMGLRVAGVDMLEGNDGPLVMEVNSSPGLEGIERATGLDVAGAIIDFIANQVAFPEIDVRQRLSVSTGYGVAELLVYGDADLIGKPLGDSGLGERDITVLTLHRGAMVIPNPRSGVVLEGGDRLLCFGKLEEMRSMIPERRRRRTKVRKLPKEPIPEA encoded by the coding sequence ATGAAACTCGCTATTCTCTCGCGCGCCCCGCAGGCGTATTCGACGCAGCGGTTGCGTGCGGCTGCGCTTCAACGCGGTCATAGGTCGAAGGTGCTGGACACGCTCCGCTTCGCCATCGACCTATCCGGCCCAGAGCCCGACCTCCAATATCGCGGCAAACTGCTATCGGATTATGACGCGATCCTGCCGCGGATCGGCAGCTCGATCACGTATTTCGGCACGGCCGTCGTGCGTCAATTCGAGCAAATGGATGTCTACACGCCCAACACCGCAAACGGCATCACGAACTCGCGCGACAAGCTGCGTGCGAACCAGATCCTGTCTCGCCACAGCATTGCGATGCCTGCGACGGCGTTCGTGCACAGCCGTGCCGATGTGCGTCTTGCCATCGAACAGGTGGGCGGTGCGCCCGTGGTCATCAAACTACTGGCCGGCACTCAGGGCATCGGCGTGATCCTCGCCCCGGAGGTGAAGATCGCAGAAGCGATCATCGAAACGCTCCATTCAACGAAGCAGAACGTGTTGATTCAGAGCTTCATCTCGGAAAGCCGGGGACGGGACATCCGCGCGCTGGTCGTCGGTGACCGGGTGGTTGCGGCGATGCGACGGGTGGCGACCGGCGATGAGTTCCGGTCGAATCTGCATCGTGGCGGCACCGTTGAACCGGTGGTGCTGGCACCCGACTACGAGTCGGCGGCCGTGCGTTCCGCGCAGATCATGGGCTTGCGCGTCGCAGGAGTCGACATGCTCGAGGGCAACGACGGCCCGCTCGTGATGGAGGTCAACTCCTCCCCCGGGCTCGAGGGTATCGAGCGAGCAACCGGCCTTGACGTCGCCGGGGCAATCATCGACTTCATCGCAAACCAGGTCGCGTTCCCGGAGATCGACGTGCGTCAACGGCTGAGCGTCTCGACCGGGTACGGCGTGGCCGAACTTCTCGTCTACGGCGACGCCGATCTGATCGGCAAACCGCTCGGCGATTCCGGGCTGGGCGAGAGGGACATCACCGTGCTGACGCTGCACCGTGGGGCGATGGTGATTCCGAATCCGCGGAGCGGTGTGGTGCTGGAGGGCGGCGACCGCCTCCTTTGCTTCGGCAAGCTCGAAGAGATGCGTTCGATGATCCCCGAGCGACGCCGACGCCGCACGAAGGTTCGGAAACTGCCGAAAGAGCCGATCCCCGAAGCCTGA
- a CDS encoding ATP-dependent zinc protease family protein, with protein sequence MRDELHSSTIVGWREWVKLPGIGVPWIKAKLDTGARSSSLHAFDIEELPGKGDEGQGRVLFSVRPWQRSVEDVITVECAVHDRRTVRSSSGHAEDRIVVLVDVELFGRTVTAETTLSNRDQMGFRMLVGREALRQGFIVDAGRSFLGGRAPREVRRHNRGRG encoded by the coding sequence GTGAGAGACGAACTCCATTCAAGCACCATCGTGGGCTGGCGCGAGTGGGTGAAGCTGCCCGGAATCGGCGTGCCCTGGATCAAGGCAAAACTCGACACCGGTGCCCGCAGTTCGTCATTGCACGCCTTCGACATCGAGGAACTACCAGGCAAGGGAGACGAGGGGCAAGGCCGCGTGCTGTTCAGCGTGCGACCGTGGCAGCGATCCGTTGAGGATGTCATCACTGTGGAGTGTGCGGTGCATGATCGTCGCACGGTTCGCAGTTCGTCTGGGCACGCAGAGGACCGCATCGTGGTGCTCGTCGATGTCGAACTGTTCGGCCGAACGGTCACAGCCGAGACGACGTTGAGCAACCGCGATCAAATGGGGTTTCGGATGCTCGTCGGTCGCGAAGCGCTGCGTCAAGGATTCATCGTGGACGCAGGTCGGTCGTTTCTCGGCGGTCGCGCACCCCGCGAGGTCCGGCGCCATAATCGCGGGCGCGGCTGA
- a CDS encoding LuxR C-terminal-related transcriptional regulator, whose translation MRSALDDSLATTLTLLIAQAGAGKTVLLSQWASSHPELDFVWLDIVAADNDPAYFVRRLLAGLPGSNPEIKELAQLVALHDGGLGTPFLDAVSEAMGDLPPLVIVLDDLHHLFANQDLVSDLVRLVDVVPPNVHLVFSARSELPVTISRRRLQGALTDVRGADLALDSMQSAELIARISGRTLSPHSIAILTEQAEGWAAGLQLAGLALRAQDNPDEFITRFTGTDRFVADYLREEVLQSQPVRTRTMLLRVSVLENMCADLVTFVTGEPEAQGFFEELERKSMFLVPLDNRREWFRFNHLFRDFLRSRLHAESTESEAEMLTKAARWHLDREEVHPAVEYLLRAQKWESAEELIRARGSEIFERGEMLTMIRWITALPQSRSADELNLTLLLGFLRGLAGQTVAAEDILRRAMNHPRATIGQRVVASALIAGRVQWSPHPETSVDFAVRALRLLEEHPHVKTPDLLHLTDRASLLATVLFSGGRAHFLAGNLVEARRWLQRSLASEGAEYSPWRVSALGSLALVEAWSGRLHDAEESATEALNVAKAAHLIVHSVSADAYLALALIALERSEPHRAALALHEGLVRASSNRRAQLLWVQHVEVQLLRAASNDPTESAPPDGPPPAVVRDRLKALHGRQQRLAGSTDHTAQAWPGGTPTPAVLFERVATALTLGQPEYARTLLARVASPAPSDGPLVSVEHLILQAWLMNSVGELAQSQALFERALELAETNDLVDVFLRGGPHVIKQLAQLPEPRSAFLARVLHRAAQSLPAAPGAELPEPLTYREREILAYLPSRFTNLELAERCFVSVNTIKTHIVHIYRKLDAPNRSAAIERARELGLLV comes from the coding sequence TTGCGCTCGGCGCTGGATGACTCGCTGGCGACTACGCTGACTCTGCTCATCGCACAAGCCGGCGCCGGTAAGACGGTGTTGCTGTCGCAATGGGCGTCGTCGCATCCCGAACTCGACTTCGTCTGGCTTGACATCGTCGCTGCGGACAACGACCCCGCATATTTCGTGCGTCGCCTACTCGCCGGCCTTCCCGGCTCGAATCCCGAAATCAAGGAGCTTGCGCAACTGGTCGCGTTGCACGACGGCGGACTCGGCACGCCGTTCCTCGACGCCGTCAGCGAGGCGATGGGCGATCTGCCTCCACTGGTGATCGTGCTCGACGATCTTCATCACCTTTTCGCGAATCAGGACTTGGTTTCCGATTTGGTGCGGTTGGTCGATGTCGTGCCGCCGAACGTCCACCTGGTGTTTTCCGCGCGTTCGGAGTTGCCCGTCACGATAAGCAGGCGACGCCTTCAGGGCGCTCTCACAGACGTCCGCGGCGCCGATCTCGCACTCGACAGCATGCAGTCTGCCGAGCTGATCGCTCGAATCTCCGGTCGCACACTCTCGCCTCACAGCATCGCGATTCTGACGGAGCAAGCCGAAGGGTGGGCGGCCGGACTACAACTGGCCGGTCTGGCCTTGCGCGCACAGGACAATCCAGACGAATTCATCACCCGATTCACGGGAACTGACCGTTTCGTTGCCGACTACCTGCGTGAGGAAGTGCTGCAGTCGCAACCGGTGCGCACACGTACCATGTTGCTTCGCGTTTCTGTGCTGGAGAACATGTGCGCGGATCTCGTCACGTTCGTCACCGGCGAACCCGAGGCGCAGGGATTCTTCGAAGAGCTGGAACGAAAATCGATGTTTCTGGTTCCACTGGACAACCGTCGCGAATGGTTCCGTTTCAATCATCTGTTCCGGGACTTTCTCCGCTCACGGCTTCACGCGGAGAGCACCGAGTCGGAGGCGGAGATGCTGACCAAGGCTGCGCGGTGGCATCTGGATCGCGAAGAGGTGCATCCGGCCGTCGAATATCTGTTGCGCGCACAAAAGTGGGAAAGCGCGGAAGAATTGATCCGGGCGCGGGGCTCGGAAATCTTCGAGCGCGGCGAAATGCTCACGATGATTCGCTGGATCACGGCACTACCTCAATCGCGCAGCGCAGACGAACTCAACTTGACTCTTCTCCTCGGCTTTCTCCGCGGACTCGCCGGCCAGACAGTGGCCGCTGAAGACATTCTGCGCCGGGCGATGAATCATCCCCGCGCGACGATCGGGCAGCGCGTGGTCGCGAGCGCCCTCATTGCCGGACGAGTTCAGTGGTCGCCTCATCCCGAGACGTCAGTCGATTTCGCGGTGCGAGCGCTGCGACTCCTGGAGGAGCACCCGCACGTCAAGACGCCCGACCTGTTGCACCTGACCGATCGAGCATCGCTGCTTGCGACAGTGCTTTTCTCTGGCGGTCGAGCCCACTTTCTCGCAGGCAATCTGGTCGAAGCGCGCCGCTGGCTCCAGCGCTCGCTCGCCTCCGAGGGTGCAGAATACTCACCATGGAGAGTGAGCGCTCTCGGCTCGCTCGCGCTGGTCGAGGCCTGGAGCGGGCGCCTTCACGACGCGGAAGAGTCAGCGACTGAGGCGTTGAACGTTGCGAAGGCAGCACACCTGATTGTTCACTCGGTCTCCGCCGACGCCTACCTTGCGCTCGCACTGATCGCGCTGGAGCGCTCCGAGCCGCATCGGGCAGCGCTCGCCCTTCACGAAGGGTTGGTCCGCGCCTCGTCCAACCGGCGCGCGCAGTTGTTGTGGGTGCAGCATGTTGAAGTACAACTGTTGCGAGCCGCGTCGAACGACCCCACGGAATCAGCACCGCCCGACGGACCGCCGCCCGCCGTTGTTCGCGACCGGCTGAAGGCGTTGCACGGGCGACAACAGCGACTCGCGGGAAGTACCGATCACACTGCGCAGGCCTGGCCCGGCGGCACCCCGACGCCGGCTGTGCTTTTCGAACGCGTCGCCACAGCGCTCACGCTCGGGCAACCGGAGTACGCCCGCACGCTGCTCGCGCGAGTAGCCTCGCCTGCGCCGTCGGACGGCCCGCTCGTGAGCGTCGAACACCTCATACTGCAGGCGTGGCTGATGAATTCGGTCGGCGAGCTCGCCCAGTCGCAGGCGCTCTTCGAGCGGGCGCTCGAGCTGGCCGAGACGAATGATTTGGTCGATGTGTTCCTCCGCGGCGGCCCGCACGTCATCAAACAGCTCGCACAACTGCCGGAGCCGCGCTCCGCATTTCTTGCCCGCGTGCTGCACCGCGCCGCGCAGTCGCTTCCTGCTGCTCCCGGCGCAGAACTGCCTGAACCGCTCACGTACCGGGAGCGAGAAATCTTGGCGTATTTGCCCAGTCGTTTCACGAACCTGGAACTCGCGGAACGCTGCTTCGTTTCAGTGAACACGATCAAGACGCACATCGTTCACATTTACCGCAAACTCGATGCGCCGAATCGGAGTGCAGCGATCGAACGCGCACGCGAACTCGGCCTGCTCGTCTGA